One genomic window of Opitutia bacterium includes the following:
- a CDS encoding class I SAM-dependent rRNA methyltransferase, protein MLNSLKLKPNAKGRVLEGHPWVFANEVEALLPVEQDGEVVECRDRTGRLLGTGIYNSKSQIVWRRLGRERVTLDEAYLRGALAAAIARRGGMGDFKRVVWSESDGLPGVVADQFGDTIVLQIQTLAMDKRAVLIGDLLAELTGAKEIIFRNDSNLRRLEGLAMETHTRSGAAWEPRWATIDGFDYWLDLQNGQKTGFYLDQRLQHPAVAKYAAGKRVLDAFCNQGSFALHAARAGATRVLGLDSAFDAITQAKKNAERNGVTAEFVGANVFDWFTAQRDAAPAWDVIVLDPPPFAKSKSSLENALRGYKELNLRAMKALAPGGVLATYTCSHHMHDVELRQVLAQAANDAKRRVHVLEWCHQPPDHPVLATMPESEYLRGYILRVE, encoded by the coding sequence GTGCTCAACTCGCTCAAACTGAAACCGAACGCCAAGGGGCGCGTGCTCGAAGGACATCCGTGGGTGTTCGCGAACGAAGTGGAGGCGCTGTTGCCGGTGGAGCAGGACGGCGAGGTGGTCGAATGTCGCGATCGCACGGGGCGTTTGCTCGGCACCGGCATCTACAATTCGAAATCGCAGATCGTCTGGCGCCGGCTCGGCCGCGAGCGCGTGACGTTGGACGAGGCGTATCTGCGCGGGGCGCTGGCGGCGGCGATCGCGCGACGCGGCGGGATGGGGGACTTCAAGCGCGTGGTCTGGTCGGAGTCGGACGGCCTGCCGGGAGTCGTGGCTGACCAGTTTGGCGACACGATCGTGTTGCAGATTCAGACGCTGGCGATGGACAAGCGCGCGGTGCTGATCGGGGACTTGCTCGCGGAGCTGACCGGCGCGAAGGAGATCATTTTCCGCAACGACTCGAACCTGCGCCGGCTCGAAGGGCTCGCGATGGAGACGCACACGCGCAGCGGCGCGGCGTGGGAGCCGCGCTGGGCGACGATCGATGGTTTCGATTACTGGCTCGATCTGCAGAACGGACAGAAAACGGGTTTCTACCTCGACCAGCGGCTCCAACATCCGGCGGTGGCGAAATACGCGGCCGGCAAGCGCGTGCTCGATGCGTTCTGCAATCAGGGATCGTTCGCGCTGCACGCGGCCCGGGCCGGCGCGACGCGCGTGCTCGGACTCGACAGCGCTTTCGACGCCATCACGCAGGCGAAGAAAAATGCCGAGCGCAACGGCGTGACGGCGGAATTTGTCGGCGCAAACGTGTTCGACTGGTTCACGGCGCAGCGCGATGCGGCGCCGGCGTGGGACGTGATCGTGCTCGATCCGCCGCCGTTCGCGAAGTCGAAGAGTTCGCTCGAGAACGCGCTCCGCGGCTACAAGGAACTCAATCTGCGCGCCATGAAAGCGCTGGCGCCCGGCGGTGTGCTCGCGACCTACACCTGCTCGCACCACATGCACGACGTCGAGTTGCGCCAAGTGCTGGCGCAGGCGGCGAACGATGCGAAGCGGCGGGTGCACGTGCTCGAGTGGTGTCACCAGCCGCCCGATCATCCGGTGTTGGCGACGATGCCCGAGAGCGAATACCTGCGCGGATACATTTTGCGCGTGGAGTGA